Proteins encoded together in one Zonotrichia leucophrys gambelii isolate GWCS_2022_RI chromosome 1, RI_Zleu_2.0, whole genome shotgun sequence window:
- the LATS2 gene encoding serine/threonine-protein kinase LATS2, with the protein MRPKTFPATTYSGNSRQRLQEIREGLKQPSKSSGQGLPIGAGSETSLDPKILIGKDAARQQQMRQTPKFGPYQKALREIRYSLLPFANESSTTAAVEVNRQMLQELVNAGCDQEMAVRALKQTGSRSIEAALEYISKMSYLDPRNEQIVRVIKQTSPGKGIVPNNVTRRPSFEGSNESFPSYHQISNAAYEGTGFGAEGANMLAEVPRPYMDYLISTSQSSAMTAPVQRPSGVGTHGTPTSHQQKAYPANMESSVINYPMANHSSQALQLQASHGCNSQHYTRQHMMVQGEPIGYGVQRSPSFQNKMQQEGGYANLPNKGAVVQNNTGHAFQQAPASLYISHSHHKQTSPSSHQMHVISRGPAFANDFSDSPPQNLLTPSRNSLNMDLYDMNNPQVQQWQAATPSRRDSVQNPGIETSPRQHVSFRPDAAVPSRTNSFNNHQQQPQVTVSMRQVPPGKPDPSITSPNTITAVTSAHILQPVKSMRVMRPEPQTAVGPSHPAWLPAQAPAVDGLEIMEQHVPPPGAANAYQLDVDYGNQELRCPPPPYPKHLFLPGTSEQFDINCLCTGVEQTLRVVPTSTGNKAEESSERNDKSSKSAKAEKPSKDKKQIQTSPVPVRKNGKDEEKRESRIKSYSPFAFKFYMEQHVENVIKTYQQKINRRLQLEQEMAKAGLCEAEQEQMRKILYQKESNYNRLKRAKMDKSMFVKIKTLGIGAFGEVCLACKVDTHALYAMKTLRKKDVLNRNQVAHVKAERDILAEADNEWVVKLYYSFQDKDNLYFVMDYIPGGDMMSLLIRMEVFPERLARFYIAELTLAIESVHKMGFIHRDIKPDNILIDLDGHIKLTDFGLCTGFRWTHNSKYYQKGSHIRQDSMEPSDLWDDVSNCRCGDRLKTLEQRAKKQHQRCLAHSLVGTPNYIAPEVLLRKGYTQLCDWWSVGVILFEMLVGQPPFLAPTPTETQLKVINWESTLHIPSQIKLSPEATDLITKLCCAAEDRLGRNGADDIKAHSFFHSMDFSADIRRQPAPYVPKISHPMDTSNFDPVEEESPWSDASGDSTRTWDPLASSNNKHTEHAFYEFTFRRFFDDNGYPFRYPKPSGMEVCQSEKSDVEDKGVVDQTGACQPVYV; encoded by the exons GAGATGGCTGTCCGGGCACTGAAGCAGACAGGGAGCAGAAGTATTGAGGCAGCCCTGGAGTACATCAGTAAGATGAGCTACTTGGATCCCAGAAATGAACAGATAGTACGTGTAATTAAGCAAACCTCACCAG GAAAGGGTATTGTGCCAAATAATGTAACCCGCAGGCCAAGCTTTGAAGGATCAAATGAATCTTTTCCGTCCTACCATCAGATCAGTAATGCAGCCTATGAAGGGACAGGCTTTGGAGCAGAAGGTGCAAACATGCTTGCTGAGGTTCCCAGGCCATACATGGACTATTTAATTTCTACTTCTCAGTCTTCAGCTATGACTGCTCCTGTGCAGCGACCCTCTGGAGTAGGCACTCACGGCACACCAACAAGCCATCAGCAGAAAGCATACCCTGCAAATATGGAGTCTTCTGTGATTAATTATCCAATGGCTAATCACAGCAgtcaggccctgcagctgcaggcgTCCCATGGCTGCAACAGCCAACATTACACCAGGCAGCACATGATGGTGCAGGGGGAACCTATAGGATACGGTGTTCAACGGAGTCCATCCTTCCAAAACAAGATGCAGCAGGAGGGGGGATATGCCAATCTCCCAAATAAAGGGGCAGTTGTTCAGAACAACACTGGTCATGCATTTCAGCAGGCACCAGCAAGCCTGTATATCTCACATTCTCACCACAAGCAGACAAGTCCTTCTTCTCATCAAATGCATGTGATATCCAGAGGTCCAGCCTTTGCTAATGATTTTTCAGACAGTCCACCACAAAATCTATTGACTCCATCTAGAAATAGCCTAAACATGGACCTCTATGACATGAATAATCCTCAAGTTCAGCAGTGGCAGGCAGCAACACCATCACGCAGAGATTCTGTACAAAACCCAGGAATAGAAACATCTCCACGGCAACATGTATCCTTCAGACCTGATGCTGCAGTGCCAAGCAGAACAAACTCCTTCAACAACCACCAGCAACAGCCACAAGTGACAGTGTCTATGAGACAGGTTCCTCCAGGAAAACCCGATCCTTCCATCACGTCTCCAAACACAATCACGGCAGTCACGTCAGCTCATATCCTGCAGCCAGTGAAGAGCATGCGCGTGATGAGACCAGAGCCTCAGACTGCAGTGGGACCGTCCCACCCTGCGTGGCTGCCGGCACAGGCACCAGCTGTGGATGGCCTGGAGATCATGGAGCAGCACGTGCCGCCGCCTGGAGCAGCTAATGCCTACCAGCTCGACGTGGATTACGGTAACCAGGAGCTGCGCTGTCCACCCCCACCCTATCCCAAGCATTTGTTCCTTCCTGGCACCTCTGAGCAGTTTGATATCAACTGCTTGTGCACGGGCGTGGAGCAGACTCTGCGTGTGGTCCCCACTTCAACAGGCAACAAGGCGGAAGAGAGCAGTGAGAGAAATGACAAAAGCAGCAAGAGCGCTAAAGCTGAAAAACCAAGCAAAGATAAAAAGCAGATTCAGACGTCTCCGGTGCCTGTGCGAAAAAATGGCAAAGATGAGGAAAAGCGAGAATCCCGGATAAAGAGCTACTCACCTTTTGCCTTCAAGTTCTACATGGAGCAACATGTAGAGAATGTCATAAAGACCTACCAGCAGAAAATTAACAGAAGGTTACAACTGGAGCAAGAAATGGCAAAA GCAGGCCTCTGTGAAGCAGAACAGGAACAAATGAGGAAAATTCTCTACCAGAAGGAGTCCAACTACAACAGACTTAAAAGGGCCAAAATGGACAAATCTATGTTTGTGAAAATCAAGACTCTGGGTATTGGTGCATTTGGAGAGGTGTGCCTGGCCTGCAAAGTGGACACCCATGCCCTGTATGCCATGAAGACTCTGCGGAAGAAGGACGTGCTGAACCGGAATCAGGTGGCTCATGTCAAAGCAGAGAGGGACATACTTGCTGAGGCAGACAATGAGTGGGTGGTTAAACTCTATTACTCCTTCCAAGATAAAGACAATTTGTACTTTGTGATGGACTACATCCCTGGTGGGGATATGATGAGCCTGCTGATTCGGATGGAGGTCTTCCCAGAGCGTCTGGCTAGATTTTATATTGCAGAGCTCACTTTGGCCATAGAGAGTGTGCACAAAATGGGATTTATTCATCGAGACATCAAGCCTGACAACATTCTGATAGACCTCGATGGGCATATCAAACTGACTGACTTTGGACTGTGTACTGGATTCAGGTGGACTCACAATTCAAAATACTATCAGAAAG GGAGCCACATCAGACAAGACAGCATGGAGCCCAGTGATCTTTGGGATGATGTGTCCAACTGTCGATGTGGAGATAGGCTGAAGACATTGGAGCAAAGAGCTAAGAAGCAGCACCAGAGATGCCTGGCCCACTCATTAGTTGGAACCCCTAATTACATTGCTCCTGAAGTCCTGCTTCGTAAAG GATACACTCAGCTCTGTGACTGGTGGAGTGTTGGTGTCATCCTTTTTGAGATGTTAGTGGGACAGCCTCCTTTCCTGGCTCCTACACCCACAGAAACCCAGCTGAAG GTGATAAATTGGGAAAGCACACTGCACATTCCCTCACAGATCAAGCTGAGCCCTGAGGCAACTGATCTGATCAcaaagctctgctgtgctgctgaggacaGGCTTGGAAGAAATGGAGCAGATGATATTAAAGCCCATTCTTTCTTTCACTCTATGGACTTCTCTGCCGATATCCGTAGGCAGCCAGCTCCCTATGTTCCAAAGATCAGCCATCCAATGGACACTTCAAATTTTGATCCAGTTGAAGAAGAAAGTCCTTGGAGTGATGCTAGTGGTGACAGCACCAGGACCTGGGATCCACTAGCCTCTTCCAACAACAAACACACAGAACATGCTTTTTATGAGTTTACTTTCCGAAGATTCTTTGATGACAACGGGTATCCGTTCAGGTATCCCAAACCTTCTGGAATGGAAGTTTGCCAGTCTGAGAAGTCTGATGTAGAAGACAAAGGTGTGGTAGATCAGACTGGAGCTTGTCAGCCTGTATATGTGTAA